The segment TGGGCGTCGGCGTGTGGCGAGGAGGGAAACTCCATGAGGGTCAGGATGCCGTCGAGCACCTGGGCCTCGACGGCCTTGCGCTGCTCGAGGATGTTGGCATGGTGCAGGGCCACGTCTAGGTGGCGCTGGTTCACCGGCTCCCCGTTGCGCTCTGGGGCGGGGGCGTGAGTCTTTTTGAGGATCGACTTGGGCGGCATGGCGCGTGGTCATCGGTGGTCGGTGGCGGTCGTCGTCGATGGTCAGTCGTCGTCGGTCGTCGAGCGAACGACGGCTTGGGCGGGCCATGTGCATGTGCAGAGAACCGCCAAGCAGCAACGCAGCCAAGCACAGGCCCCGAGGGGCTCCCATGCCCGGATGAATCGTGGCGTGCGTGCGtgcctgccctgcctgccctgcctgcACTTGCATGACGAAGCCCCCGGCACCGCCAGCTGCCGCTTTTGTACCACGCAAGCAGCCCTCCCCTCGACCACGAccgcctccaccaccacgaccacgaccgcCACGACCGCCgcctccaccacctccaccacctccacgaccacgaccacctcctcctcctcgcccGCCAGCTCCACGGGGCCCAGCATCCAGCTTCCCCCCGTGCACGCTCCCGGCGCAGCCCCATTGCACCCTCGCCCGGCAACTGCGTCATTCGGCAAGCACCGCCAGCTTCCACTCGCACTAGGCCCGCCGCTCCGCCCGCAGCACCGCCCGCCCGCCCtcccctccctccctccctccctcctCTTGCCGCGACCACCCCCCAGCTGCCCCACCCCACCACCGCTGCACCACCGCTGCACCACGCGCCGCCTGGCGGAGAGTCCTCTACCTGCCCTCCCTGAGCGTCCTGCAGCTGTGCGCCGCCATTGGCCCCCACCATGTACCGAGTCAAGGCCGTCTACGACTACGCGTCGCCCCACGACGACGATCTGAGCTTCGCCAATGGCCAGATCATCACCGTCacagaggaggaggacgccGACTGGTACGTCGGCGAGTACACCGACGACGCCGGCACCAAGCACGAGGGCCTCTTCCCCCGCAACTTCGTCGAGAGGTACGAGCCGCAACCCCCGCCGCGGCCCAACCGGGCATCGCGACACCAGCCATTGGACCCCCCGCCCGCAGAGCCCGCACCGCCCACGCCTGTCGTCCCGCAACAGAAACTCGAGCCTGGGCCTGAGCCGGAGCAGGAGCCGCTGCCGGAGCCGGAGCAGGACCAGCAGCCTGTGCAGCACGACGCGCCTCGAGCTTCCAAGCCCCAGCCTCCGCCGCTGCAGGTGCCTCCCACAGAGTCCAAGGCCGGGCCATCGCCTCTATCGCCCCTCTCACCTCGCTCTGCGCAGGCCCAGAGCCAGGCCCAAAGCATCAAGTCGCCCGAGGACGTGCAGTCTCCAGCCGAAGCCTCCCGGGCGGCTGCCGCTGCGAAAAAGGCACCCCCGCCCATTGCCGCAAAGTCAAACGCTTTCCGCGACCGCATTGCTGCCTTCAACCAGCCCGCCGCTGCTCCCATCCAGCCCTTCAAGTCAGCAGCCCCGCCGCCCACCTTCGTCAAGAAGCCCTTCGTCGCACCTCCGCCGAGCCGCAACGCCTACGTCCCTCCCCCCAAGGAGGCCCCGCAACTCAAGACGTACAGGCGTGAGGAAGACCCGGACGTGGCCGATCGTCAGGCCCAGGACCAGGAGGCCGCTGAAAAGTCGGGTCTGACCGGCAGCACCGCCCCAGCCACAAACGAGGCCGAGGAAGGGCCCAAGCTGAGTCTGAAGGAGCGCATTGCCCTCCTccagaagcagcagcaggaacAGGCCGAGCGAGCCGCGGCTGCCCTGCACAAGGAAAAGCCCAAGCGACCCGCCCAGCGGAAGCGGCTGGAGTCGCACGAAGGCCTGGCGGAAGACAGCGAAGACACCGACCTCGAGAAGGTGGTCAGCGCAGGCTCCACCACGCGTGCCTCCACCGACCACGCCCACCCTCCTCGGCCGCCGCACGACTTCAAGGCCCCAGAGTCGCACCAACACGATCGCGAGATCCTCAGTGACGCCAATGACGCCGATCACTCCGGCGCCGGCGAGACCGAAGACCAAGATGGCGACTCCACCAGCGTCGAGGGCGACGAAAAGCGATCCCTCACCCATCAGCCACCGCTTCCGTCGAGAGCGCCTGCTGCACCTGCGGGAGAGCCCAATCTCGGCGACGAGCAGGACGTTGCAAAtgaagacgaggacgaggacgaggacgaggaagacGAAATGGACGCAGAGACGAGGCGCAAGCTAGAGCTGCGAGAGCGCATGGCCAAGATGAGCGGTGGCATGGGCATGCCTGGAATGTTTGGCGGCATTCCCATGGGCGGTCTCCCccccaagaagaagaagtcgaCCGGCGACAAGAAGGTGGACGAGAGCGAAGAACCCCACGTGCCGCAGCAGCGAGTTGCCATGTTTCCTATGCCCGGCATGCCCTCTGTCAAAAGCCCAGAGCAGGAGAACAGACAGCTGGCCGTTGAGAAAGAGGACGAGGCCTACCACCCGGTGACGGGGACGCATGCAGCCGACGAGGTACCAGACGTTGAGGACGTGACGCCAAAAGCAATCTCAAGGACACCCACAGGCGAGAGCGCTCCCCACACCCCACACGATAGTAAGCTTTTCATCCCTCGCAAGCCCGTCAACGCCTGCGCTCGACCACTGCTCGACCACTTTCAGCTGCCATCTTCAGAGACTGTGTCAAAAACCTACACGGCTTTTGATGGCGTTTCCGAGTATGTCATGACTGTCAGCGTGTCCAGTAGGTCCTGTCGTGATTGACTGCGTGGTGCGAGATTCGTGATGATTGGATTGCTGACATCGTGTAGGACGGCCGGCTCCTCCACCTGTACCAAGCGCTGAACGCTCAGCGCCTCCAGTGCCTGGCGCCTGTACGTGTCAGCCGTCACCGCACGAACGTCCGGTTTGCTGACAATCATGCTAGCTCGACCGATCCCACCGCCTCTACCATCCATCGCTTCTCCAGGCCCAGGTTCAGAGTCTGGTGACGAGTTGACGGATGCCGGTGCACATGCAATGTCCCCCAGGAGCCCACCTCCTCCATTCCCAGCACCCTCGAAGCGTGCTTCCTACTTCAACGGGGAGGATCAGACACCAGACTCGCCGGACAGACGTGTGCCCCCTATTCCCCTGGCGAGTCCAACTTCACCATCCTCTACTCGGCTGCcacctcctccacctcccACGGCAGCGCCTCCTGCGCATCGCGCTGAGCTCCCGTCCAGGAAGCTCGACCGTAACGAGGGTGAAACGGACTACGAAGGCGATTACGATACCGACATTGCCTCGGGAGACACCCACAAGGATGCCCTGAAGTCCCACGCCCGCGAGCAGAGCCTGGACGCTAGTACCATGGGTGGATCACCTGTCATACCGCATGGTATCCCGCCGCTGCCTCCAACGGCCCCTCGTGCTGTACCTCCCCCTCCACCACACCATCCCCAGAGTAGACCCTCTATGGATGCTCCTCGCGGGGCACCTCCTCTTCCACCTGTACCGCCACCTACTCGTGCCTTGGGTGAGGACGATGAGGACTACGACCCTTACCGGTACACAGCTCCTCCTGCGATCTCCCCGCCCGCTGGAGCACCGCCTGTACCAAGGGGAATGCCCCCTCCCCCTCAGAGCCAGCCGCCCCCACCCCAAAGCCGTCCGCCACCACCCATGCCGCCAGCGGCGCCTCCGATCCCGCAACACCAACAGGCCGAATCATCCGAAGATGATGACTTGTACGAAGCCCCCCCTCCCAGAAAATCCCACGACCGGCCCCCACCACCGCCTCCTCAAGCACCACCTCACCAGCACGCACCTCCGCCGCTACCTCAAGATCGagcgccgccaccgccgccaccacaTGCTCCGCCTCCAACACATGCCCCTCCTCTACCGCAAGTACCGCCCCCTCAGGAGCGCGCCACCTTCCCACAACCCACGGAAGCTCAACCTCGTTCATCAATCAGCGCCAGAAAATCTCTGGACGTGGGCCGCACATTGCAAAGTCGAGTGTCTATGGATCAGCAGCGCCCTCAGCTCAGTCAAGACTTCATGGCCAGCGACATTGACCTAGGTGCTTCGAGTCATTGGTGGACTCAGCCGAAGACGCTCCCACCATCGCTGCAAGCTCGCAAGGATGTGCTCGTCGACCTGCAAGAGTCGCAGTCAGGCGGTGTCGTGGAGAAGCTGGTGTCTGTGCTGTTCATGGACTACTCACAGACCATTGTCTCAGCACGCTTCGACAGCAGCAACGCGTCCGATGTCGAGCTGGAACAGCGTCAAGAACCCCCGCCCCCCCGTCTTCGACCTGACCAACTCGAGAGTGCCTACGAGCAGTTCGGCCGCCGAATCGCAAAGGACGCCGAATCCAAGCAAAGCAGTGTAGTCGGTAACGGCACGCCATACGGCTTCGTCGACGAGCTTCTCAAACTCCACAAAGACGCACTTGCCCCTGTTTCGACCCGCGCCTACGGTGCTCTTGTCTACGCCAACCTGGCCAACGCATCCACACAGTCTTTCGACGAGATCCGCCCAGGCGATATCGTGACCTTCCGCAATGCGAAATTCCAGGGCAAGGTAGGCGCCATGCACGCCAAGTACGCCGTCGACGTAGGAAAGCCTGATCACGTTGGTGTTGTAGTCGAGTGGGATGGCAGCAAGAAGAAGGTGCGTGTTTGGGAACAAGGAAGAGAACACAAGAAAGTCAAGCCTGAGAGCTTCAGGATGGGAGACCTGAGATCTGGTGAGGTCAGGGTTTGGAGGGTCATGAGCAGAAGTTGGGTTGGCTGGAACTGAACTGTATAGAGGGAGAGGTGTAATTAGTAGTGGTCTGATAGGCATGTATATGCATGTGCACTGTGATCATTCTTCCAGACGAATCGACGCTGATTTGCTATCATTTCCCTACTGGCTATCTACTCTGTCGTACCTTCTACATTCAGCGCGATGCGACGCTCTTATTCCTGCTAGCCACGTCTTTCTTCCACATCCTCCACAGTGCCTGCACGCCTCCATTGTCTGCCTCCAGCCAGCAGCCAAACTTTTTCTGCCGGCTTTCTATCTCTTCGTCAGTAAGATCACGCTCTGGGCGCCAATTCTGGGGCTGATGCTCGATCATCATGTCACATGGAGGCAACTGCCTTCGCCACGTCTCTACGTCTTCTGGTGTCCAGTGAGGTTGCGGATACCATTCACTGCGATGCGCCGCCAACACACCGCCAAGACCTCGCACGCTCACACCGCGCTCTCTACAACAGGAGAGAAGATCCTGAATGTCTTCGGACGTCTCTTCCGAATCACTTTCGTCAGGGTTCTcgaggaagaagagagcATCTCGCTCATCCCACTCATGGAAACGCTGAAGAACATACGCATCCCACTCGCGGACAATGTGCAGCCACCCAAGTTGCCGATCTGCAAACGCGACTGCAAACTGGCGGCCATCACGGAGCGTCACACGGTAGCACCAATGCGTACTTGTGTACTCGTGGTTGGCGTCAAAGAGGATTTCGTCAATCTCCAGTACGGGGCTGTCGGCTTGCACGCTGTCAGGGATGTTGCTCGGGAACTTCATGACGATACATACCTTGCAAGAGTTCGCTTTTCATGATATTGGATAGCATAACAAGGACGTTGTCGCATTGTCGGCTCGTGAGCAACACTTGTCCTAGCAGTTCCTGAGCTGACGACAAGAGCTCAATCTCGACGTCGTCACACCCTGCTCCCTCCGGTCTTTGTATGACGCACAAGTCAGGCAACTCCTGTTTGTCCCCTGGAACACCGATGTGGTGCTCAACAAACGTTCCGTTCCTATCGTGCTGGAGTGTGAAGACGTCAGAGAGTATGTTTCGCCTTACCCAAAGGTAGAAGTCGAAAATCTTCAAACACGTGAAGAAGACGAAGCACTCCGCAACATTGGGCTCCGCGATGAGAAAAAGCTCGCAGGTGGTGCAGATTGTGTTCACAGCGGGCTTGTCTTTGCGACGCAGACAACGGATGCATGTGAACGGGTTGATGGCGTCGACGATGTCGGTGATGTAGATGGTGTTCCAAGGCTCTTGGGGATCTTGAGAGTCCAATGGTACGGGAGCCATGAGGCGTTTTTTTTGGAGTGAGAGAGCGCCCGGTGTGGTGTAGAGTTAATAAGACCGTCACGGCGAGGTGTAGAGTTATCAAGACCGTCACGGCGAGGTGAAGATGTTTGCGCCGCATCACGGTGAAGGACAGCGTGCTCAGCTCCGGTGACCTTCCCACGTTGCTCCCCTTGCTCCACAGAGTGCATTTGATCACTTCTTAGTTGCTTGTGTCAGTTTCAAAGGCCGCTGATCCGTTCTTGTGGACTTTGCCATACTATTTCCACAACGCACACTTATGCCTGTTGCAACTGCGATCTTGCACATGAGATAGACAATCCATTGCTTAGGAAGCGAGCCAAAAGCGATGCAGAGTATAATCACTAGAACAAGCCGCTACAACCAGCTCCTGAGAACGAAGAGCCAGTCACAGAGTCTGgagagagaaggagaaggtgatGATAGATCGGAGGCTTGTGTTTGACTCGAAGCTGCATATCGGATATAAATACAGAGCCAACGAATCCACCCAGATCTTTCAGGCTGGTGAAGTGACTGTTCTCGAACTTTTGATACGGAGTAAGGATTTACGGTGTATCCATTCCATAGCTTGCCAGACCGAGTCACACTGAGCGGATGTAGAGGCTGAGTGTTGTGCTTGCATTGTTGATGAATGCCGCCTGTATCTCATGTCGTTGTCCCTTGAAAACTTTCGAGAATCTACGAAAAATCCACGTCGTTCACAAGTGAAATTTGCGGCTTCAAGGAACGAGCCTTAAAAATGCATCATCTTTGTTCAAACGGCACATCCATGACCACAATCTTTCAGGCTGCATCTGCGAAACACAAAGCCTCTTTTCGTGCTATCTCGAAGATGCAAAGGTGTCGCCGCCATGTTTCAGTTGCGTCCAGACGTCTTTATTCGTGCTCTCGAAAAGTAAACCAGTCGAAAATAGACTGTTGCAAAGCAATCGGCGTCTTTGTCCGAAATGACCCGCCTTTGATGCGATTCCCTTGCGGGCATCTTCCATAGCAAACTTGTGTTGGTATATAACAGCACTTGCGCTGTGAATATTGGCGAATTTTCAATTCATCACAGAACTACTGAACGCGAATATCGTTTACCATGGCAGGAATTAAGAGCGGCGGCAGAACAAAAATCATTGGTGGAGGAGACCATGGATTTACTGAAGCTTCTACAGCTACCAAACGCAGGACTAGTGCCCACGGCGGTGCCATTCGGGCACCTCCGGCTAAACGCCTGATGAAAGGGACTGCTAAGAAGGTACACAAGTCGAAGCCCGAGGACGAGatcgaggaggaggacgtcCGGATGCATGGCAGCGATGACAATGAACATgtagaggaagaagaagagccaGTTCGAGTGCCAGATAAGTCTAAGCGAACCACCCGTGCTGCTTCGAAGCGGTCTGACAAAGAAACCATCGACAAGGGCGCTGGAGGCACCGAGAAATCCACCAGTGGCAGCAAGCGCACCGCGAAGCCCACCAGCAAGAGCTCAACCAAAGCCACGTCAAGCGCTTCAAGGAAAGATACGAGGAAAGCCCCTGCAAAGGGTAAAGGCAAGAAAGGTGATGAACCGCGGGAACAAAAGAACAAAGACGAGCTCAAAAAGCCAAAGATCCCTAGACAGTTCGATATTCGTAGGATCCTCGCTCAACGAGATGTCGGAAAGGAGAGATTCTACAACGTCGATTGGTATCCATCATGGGTAAAGGCAAGAACAGTACGCCGGCCGAATATCGAGGACTGGGAAAAAAACGTGGAGCGCTACACGTTCCAATGGAAGCACGACACTGTTTACAAAATCGGAAACCCATCCAACGACACTTCATCCGAGATGGCTCGACAATTCATCGAAAGCGTGCTGATGATGTACCAAACCTACATGAATCGGGCACCCAGTGAAGTTGCAGCCGAGCTCTTCGAGCACGACGAGTGGGAATTCTGCAGGCCAAAAGACCGCGATGCCGCCATCGAGGCAGCTGCTGACGCCGAGGATGACCATCCGACCATGACTGCAGCCGAAGTGATGCAACACACCTTCATCGAGGCCTGGAACGAGAAGACCGAGACACCGGGAAGCAGCCACGCTCGCCGCTACGGAAAGATCCGAGTGCAGTTCGCCGGCGAGATCGACGAGAAGGCGACCTCGCACCGGTTCCAGCCTGAAGAGGGTATGCGAACCGTCGACTTCGTTGAGCCGATCTTCGCACACGGCCTCTGGGACTCGGAGTACATGGATGTCGTCAATTGGGACATCCACGGCACGGACGAAAGCCAGGCGAGCTTCCATCTCGACGTTCTCCAACCGCTGGTCGCCAATCTCGTCACGCAGTGTCCCTATCTGCTCAAGAAGACCTGGCCGCTCATGTTCATCTCCCTCTTCTACTGGGATAGTGAGATCAAGCATCTCCTTGCCGATTCGGACTTTGGATTTGAGCTCGTTGGTGCTTGGAAGGATCCGGATCGCTGGGCTTGCCGCATCAGGGACACGCTCATCTACACGTACATGAATGAATGCGAGTGGGAGATGCGGTGCATGGACGAGGTGAATCAAACTTTCGTGGAGGCACAGGATCTCATCGAGGGGTATTTGGCGATCGCTAGAGGGGCGCGCGATCGCGATGATGGTGATGACGAGGAGCGACCGAGTGCTGCGCACGCGGAGAAGGGAACGGCTAGCGATAGGTCCGGTGCGAGTGGCAGTGGAGAAGAATCTACTCATAGCAGGAAGGGTTTCAGGGCGAGAACTGAAAACGCGAGTGAAAAGGATG is part of the Ascochyta rabiei chromosome 21, complete sequence genome and harbors:
- a CDS encoding assembly of actin patch protein, with protein sequence MYRVKAVYDYASPHDDDLSFANGQIITVTEEEDADWYVGEYTDDAGTKHEGLFPRNFVERYEPQPPPRPNRASRHQPLDPPPAEPAPPTPVVPQQKLEPGPEPEQEPLPEPEQDQQPVQHDAPRASKPQPPPLQVPPTESKAGPSPLSPLSPRSAQAQSQAQSIKSPEDVQSPAEASRAAAAAKKAPPPIAAKSNAFRDRIAAFNQPAAAPIQPFKSAAPPPTFVKKPFVAPPPSRNAYVPPPKEAPQLKTYRREEDPDVADRQAQDQEAAEKSGLTGSTAPATNEAEEGPKLSLKERIALLQKQQQEQAERAAAALHKEKPKRPAQRKRLESHEGLAEDSEDTDLEKVVSAGSTTRASTDHAHPPRPPHDFKAPESHQHDREILSDANDADHSGAGETEDQDGDSTSVEGDEKRSLTHQPPLPSRAPAAPAGEPNLGDEQDVANEDEDEDEDEEDEMDAETRRKLELRERMAKMSGGMGMPGMFGGIPMGGLPPKKKKSTGDKKVDESEEPHVPQQRVAMFPMPGMPSVKSPEQENRQLAVEKEDEAYHPVTGTHAADEVPDVEDVTPKAISRTPTGESAPHTPHDRRPAPPPVPSAERSAPPVPGASRPIPPPLPSIASPGPGSESGDELTDAGAHAMSPRSPPPPFPAPSKRASYFNGEDQTPDSPDRRVPPIPLASPTSPSSTRLPPPPPPTAAPPAHRAELPSRKLDRNEGETDYEGDYDTDIASGDTHKDALKSHAREQSLDASTMGGSPVIPHGIPPLPPTAPRAVPPPPPHHPQSRPSMDAPRGAPPLPPVPPPTRALGEDDEDYDPYRYTAPPAISPPAGAPPVPRGMPPPPQSQPPPPQSRPPPPMPPAAPPIPQHQQAESSEDDDLYEAPPPRKSHDRPPPPPPQAPPHQHAPPPLPQDRAPPPPPPHAPPPTHAPPLPQVPPPQERATFPQPTEAQPRSSISARKSLDVGRTLQSRVSMDQQRPQLSQDFMASDIDLGASSHWWTQPKTLPPSLQARKDVLVDLQESQSGGVVEKLVSVLFMDYSQTIVSARFDSSNASDVELEQRQEPPPPRLRPDQLESAYEQFGRRIAKDAESKQSSVVGNGTPYGFVDELLKLHKDALAPVSTRAYGALVYANLANASTQSFDEIRPGDIVTFRNAKFQGKVGAMHAKYAVDVGKPDHVGVVVEWDGSKKKVRVWEQGREHKKVKPESFRMGDLRSGEVRVWRVMSRSWVGWN